A part of Aegilops tauschii subsp. strangulata cultivar AL8/78 chromosome 2, Aet v6.0, whole genome shotgun sequence genomic DNA contains:
- the LOC109731506 gene encoding protein MHF2 homolog: protein MEDFHEETREARDETFNPDLIRAIFKLVWSRRTDRGGPVDEAVDIEPAAETSRRNRSTSANASALQVSCELLRMFVAEAVQRCAVIAEAEGATTIEPTHLERVLPQLLLDF from the exons ATGGAAGATTTCCATGAAGAGACGCGCGAGGCACGCGACGAGACCTTCAATCCG GATCTGATCCGCGCGATATTCAAGCTTGTGTGGAGCCGGCGGACCGATAGGGGCGGCCCCGTCGACGAGGCCGTAGACATCGAG CCTGCTGCGGAGACGTCAAGGAGGAACCGGAGTACCTCTG CTAATGCAAGTGCACTGCAAGTGAGCTGCGAACTTCTTCGGATGTTTGTCGCAG AGGCTGTCCAGCGCTGTGCTGTTATCGCTGAAGCAGAGGGGGCGACCACAATTGAGCCCACCCACCTGGAGCGAGTCTTGCCACAGCTTCTTCTGGACTTCTAG
- the LOC109739978 gene encoding uncharacterized protein, translating to MKLLPRLCMATTSAAAGESDASSNKLASVASTSSSTVSTSSSAAAAAVSEASSSTSLPSLSAATSNAASFAHVATLLPPPTAAAAAAAVAVVDASRGFVVARPASVAFHDLCTLEPTSTSDPGHDTATAGSVKCVAHVHGGKAVTGHQDGRLRLWRASSRAPARIRLAAALPTVSDRLRRFPLPSNHVAVRRHHRRLWIEHADTVSGVAASTDGRLLFSVSWDKTLKVWAIPSLRCLQSLPAHDDAVNAVAVAPDGTVYTGSADRRVRVWAPRPASDKTAKRQSKKPVYYLVATLSRHTAAVNAVAVGCAGQVLYSGGNDRCVVVWEREDSASHMVAIGALRGHRKAVLSVACAGDGLVVSGSADHTVRAWRRETDGRGHTCVAVIDGHGSAVRSVAVALVPGKKQLQGGDDGDDGGEEWRVCSASFDGEVRVWSLRVTTGL from the coding sequence ATGAAGCTTCTCCCGCGCCTCTGCATGGCCACCACCAGCGCCGCCGCGGGCGAAAGCGACGCCAGCAGCAACAAGCTCGCCTCGgtcgcctccacctcctcctccaccgtctcaacctcctcctccgccgccgcggccgcggtGTCCGAGGCGTCCTCCTCCACCTCCCTCCCTTCGCTCTCCGCCGCCACGTCGAATGCCGCCTCCTTCGCCCACGTCGCCACGCTCCTCCCTCCGCCCACGGCGGCGGCCGCGGCAGCGGCTGTCGCGGTGGTGGACGCCTCCCGCGGCTTCGTCGTCGCCAGGCCGGCGTCCGTGGCCTTCCACGACCTCTGCACCCTGGAGCCGACGTCCACCTCCGACCCGGGCCACGACACCGCGACCGCCGGCTCGGTCAAGTGCGTGGCGCACGTCCACGGAGGCAAGGCCGTGACGGGCCACCAGGACGGGAGGCTGCGGCTGTGGCGGGCCTCCTCGCGCGCGCCCGCCCGGatccgcctcgccgccgcgctccccACGGTCTCCGACCGCCTGCGCCGATTCCCGCTCCCGTCCAACCACGTCGCCGTCCGACGCCATCACCGCCGGCTCTGGATAGAGCACGCCGACACCGTGTCCGGCGTCGCCGCGTCCACGGACGGCCGCCTCCTCTTCTCCGTCTCCTGGGACAAGACGCTCAAGGTCTGGGCCATCCCGTCCCTCCGCTGCCTGCAGTCGCTGCCGGCGCACGACGATGCCGTCAACGCGGTCGCCGTCGCTCCCGACGGCACGGTGTACACCGGCTCCGCCGACAGGCGCGTTCGTGTCTGGGCGCCCAGGCCGGCGTCCGACAAGACCGCCAAACGACAGAGCAAGAAGCCGGTTTACTACCTGGTGGCCACCCTCTCCCGCCACACGGCGGCGGTGAACGCCGTGGCCGTCGGGTGCGCGGGGCAGGTGCTGTACTCCGGCGGCAACGATCGCTGCGTCGTGGTGTGGGAGCGGGAGGACAGCGCGAGCCACATGGTCGCGATCGGGGCGCTGCGGGGGCACCGCAAGGCGGTGCTCTCCGTCGCGTGCGCGGGGGACGGGCTGGTTGTCAGCGGGTCGGCGGATCACACGGTTCGGGCCTGGCGGCGCGAGACCGACGGACGGGGGCACACGTGCGTCGCCGTGATCGACGGGCACGGCAGCGCCGTCCGTTCGGTCGCGGTGGCTCTCGTTCCGGGCAAGAAGCAACTGCAGGGAGGAGACGACGGCGATGACGGTGGCGAGGAATGGAGGGTGTGCAGCGCCAGCTTTGACGGCGAGGTGCGGGTCTGGTCGTTGCGGGTGACGACGGGCTTGTAG